In candidate division KSB1 bacterium, a genomic segment contains:
- a CDS encoding glycosyltransferase, with amino-acid sequence MTEWFSTALLVLAAVYAGVVLLFWLGLFFPRRGINQRQYSVSVVIAARNEERTIERLLEDLAHQTYPRDKYEVIVVDDDSTDRTAEIVQRAAQKYPHFQYVRSAPGDGTLSPKKQALASGIAQSKGEIILTTDADCRVRSTWIGTMVSYFLPRVGMVAGFSQLGRKHERRSTIEQLQAIDFLALMAAAAGSCNLGFPLAASGQNLGYRRCVYEEVGGFRAIGHRISGDDVLLLQLVRRRTRWRLRFASSPRAFNTSEPEPSLHRLFHQRVRWASNGAFQIRQNVAFFAYILCVYLFNLSLLVGGVCALFVPTLRLAVSAAFAAKVIAELLLLLRAAHCFGRGDLLLYFPLWTLAEVPYIVVVGIVGTFGKFSWKGRRANAALRRLDGQTLPSDSSPPTDKTETSSSPT; translated from the coding sequence ATGACCGAGTGGTTCTCCACCGCGCTTCTGGTGTTGGCCGCAGTCTACGCAGGGGTGGTACTCCTCTTCTGGCTCGGACTCTTCTTCCCGAGGCGGGGGATTAACCAACGCCAATACTCGGTCTCGGTGGTAATTGCCGCGCGCAATGAGGAGCGTACTATCGAGCGCCTGCTGGAGGACCTCGCCCACCAGACTTATCCCCGCGACAAGTACGAGGTCATTGTGGTGGACGACGACTCCACTGACCGCACGGCGGAGATCGTTCAGCGGGCTGCACAAAAGTACCCGCACTTCCAGTATGTGCGCTCGGCACCTGGTGACGGCACGCTGAGTCCCAAGAAGCAGGCGCTGGCCAGCGGGATCGCCCAGAGCAAGGGGGAGATCATTCTCACCACCGACGCTGACTGCCGCGTGCGCTCCACGTGGATAGGGACGATGGTATCGTACTTCCTGCCGCGCGTGGGCATGGTGGCGGGTTTCTCCCAGCTAGGGCGCAAACATGAGCGCCGCAGCACTATCGAGCAGTTGCAGGCCATAGACTTTCTGGCACTCATGGCTGCTGCGGCCGGTTCGTGCAACCTCGGATTCCCCCTGGCAGCCTCTGGGCAGAATTTGGGGTACCGGCGCTGCGTGTACGAGGAGGTGGGGGGATTTCGCGCCATCGGCCATCGCATCTCCGGCGACGACGTGCTCCTGCTGCAGCTCGTGCGACGGCGCACCCGGTGGCGTCTGCGCTTCGCCTCGAGCCCTCGTGCCTTCAACACCAGCGAGCCGGAGCCTAGTCTCCACCGCCTGTTTCACCAGCGCGTACGCTGGGCATCCAATGGTGCCTTCCAAATCAGGCAGAACGTGGCCTTTTTCGCCTACATCCTGTGCGTCTACCTTTTCAACCTCTCCCTGCTGGTTGGGGGAGTGTGCGCCCTTTTTGTGCCGACCCTTCGATTAGCAGTTTCCGCTGCCTTTGCGGCAAAAGTAATCGCGGAGCTGCTGCTGCTACTGCGGGCGGCTCACTGCTTTGGGCGAGGCGACCTTTTGCTCTACTTCCCGCTGTGGACGCTGGCGGAAGTGCCTTACATCGTGGTCGTCGGCATCGTCGGTACATTCGGCAAGTTCTCGTGGAAGGGGCGCCGGGCCAATGCGGCTCTCCGGCGCCTTGACGGCCAAACGTTACCAAGTGACAGCAGCCCCCCAACCGACAAAACCGAAACAAGCTCTTCCCCAACGTGA
- a CDS encoding glycosyltransferase: MVATAFTILLLALGAIFALFLLALLIGLMRPEGPRTEERPSVTVVVAARNEERTIRRCVRALLAQDYPPGKLQIVVVDDRSEDRTAALVEELVPAHSHLELVRVTECPPNWSPKKHAINMGIDRARGEIIMCTDADCEPPPTWVTGVVSYFTPEVGLVTGRSCLVSASSPWLVARLLELDSLAMACVAAGGVGLGVPLTCTGTNLSYRKKVYQAVGGFAGVEHLLSGDDDLLLHKVGATSWRIRYAWDPRTVVTSSAPESFAHFGHQRARHASKGFFYAPWLTALLVAIYFFHCALLVAVPLATLGLIAPWVLGAGLALAWIPELLLVGCGAARFRRWHLWPLLPLGALLYIPYVVIFATWGALGKFSWKGTTARKGVRIAEAET; this comes from the coding sequence GTGGTCGCGACCGCTTTCACTATTCTGCTGCTGGCACTCGGGGCGATCTTTGCGCTTTTCCTGCTCGCGTTGCTCATCGGCCTCATGCGTCCGGAAGGGCCGCGAACAGAAGAACGCCCTTCCGTGACCGTCGTGGTGGCGGCACGGAATGAGGAAAGGACCATCCGGCGGTGCGTGCGCGCTCTGCTCGCCCAGGACTACCCTCCCGGCAAGTTGCAGATCGTGGTTGTGGACGATCGCTCCGAGGATAGGACTGCGGCGCTCGTGGAGGAGCTCGTGCCCGCACACTCCCACCTCGAACTGGTGCGGGTAACCGAGTGCCCGCCCAATTGGTCACCCAAGAAGCACGCCATCAATATGGGCATTGACCGCGCCCGGGGCGAAATCATCATGTGCACCGATGCCGACTGTGAGCCGCCTCCCACCTGGGTGACAGGCGTGGTCTCCTATTTCACACCGGAGGTAGGGCTCGTGACTGGGCGCTCATGCCTTGTCTCGGCCTCCTCCCCATGGCTGGTGGCTCGTTTGCTGGAGCTCGATTCCCTGGCGATGGCCTGCGTTGCGGCCGGGGGTGTCGGGCTCGGCGTGCCCCTCACCTGCACCGGCACCAACCTCAGCTACAGGAAAAAAGTCTACCAGGCAGTGGGCGGCTTTGCAGGGGTAGAGCACCTGCTCTCCGGCGATGACGACTTGCTCCTGCACAAAGTAGGTGCCACCTCATGGCGCATTCGCTACGCTTGGGACCCCCGCACCGTGGTGACAAGCTCCGCGCCGGAGAGTTTTGCCCATTTTGGACATCAACGCGCGCGACACGCTTCCAAGGGGTTCTTCTATGCCCCGTGGCTCACCGCGCTGCTGGTGGCGATTTACTTCTTTCACTGCGCGCTCCTGGTAGCGGTGCCATTAGCCACTCTTGGCCTGATAGCCCCGTGGGTCCTGGGAGCAGGGCTCGCGTTGGCCTGGATTCCAGAGTTGCTCCTGGTCGGATGTGGCGCTGCGCGCTTTCGCAGGTGGCATCTGTGGCCCTTACTGCCTTTGGGAGCGCTCCTTTACATCCCCTATGTGGTCATCTTTGCCACCTGGGGCGCATTGGGCAAATTCTCCTGGAAAGGCACCACGGCCCGGAAGGGCGTGCGAATCGCCGAGGCTGAAACATGA
- a CDS encoding DUF3108 domain-containing protein, whose translation MLVSLALLIGLCYPSARTWDERGDQSLIQEQLSYSMRYGSFHAGEFNTEVLRTSEGRITLKATMRTPALYRRFFWADNSYLSEVDTALVPRRVVKKIRQKNIAHTIEYVFDPLKGTAKTTDGREWPAPQETRDILSLVYHLRTRPLARGEKRVYVLDGEGLTWRVTAENLGPEKVDVPAGKYTAHKILLRTVGATSPGWRAWKTDILTNRLAGATSGLFIWISTSKGRVPVQMVFPSSPFDLRMTLERSSGTSLPGEGR comes from the coding sequence ATGCTGGTATCGCTTGCGCTACTCATAGGCCTCTGTTATCCCTCGGCAAGAACCTGGGATGAAAGAGGAGACCAGTCTCTCATCCAGGAACAGCTTTCCTACAGCATGCGCTACGGGAGCTTCCACGCGGGTGAGTTCAATACGGAGGTGCTGCGGACCTCCGAAGGCCGAATCACGCTTAAGGCTACCATGCGCACGCCAGCGCTGTACCGCAGATTTTTCTGGGCAGACAATTCTTACCTCAGCGAAGTAGATACGGCCCTGGTGCCGCGCCGCGTGGTCAAGAAGATTCGCCAGAAGAATATCGCCCACACCATCGAGTATGTGTTCGACCCTCTCAAAGGCACCGCCAAGACCACCGACGGTCGGGAATGGCCGGCACCCCAAGAGACGCGTGACATTCTGTCCCTCGTGTACCATCTGCGAACACGGCCTCTTGCGCGCGGCGAAAAGCGCGTCTACGTTCTGGACGGCGAAGGCCTGACCTGGCGCGTCACCGCAGAGAACCTCGGACCAGAAAAGGTGGACGTGCCGGCAGGCAAGTATACTGCGCACAAAATTCTGCTGCGCACTGTCGGGGCCACCTCGCCAGGATGGCGCGCATGGAAGACCGATATCCTCACCAACCGCCTCGCCGGTGCGACATCCGGGCTGTTCATCTGGATCAGCACCAGCAAGGGGAGGGTCCCGGTGCAAATGGTCTTCCCTTCCTCGCCTTTCGACCTGCGCATGACCTTGGAGCGCTCCAGTGGCACCTCACTACCGGGCGAGGGGCGTTGA
- a CDS encoding radical SAM protein, with amino-acid sequence MRSWRHAPVLCLYYVTYRCNAGCRYCDIWRRPELRAVPDAEPVQVLTNLRGLKKAGVRFVDFTGGEPLLYEPLPRVLREAKTLGLYTTVTTNTILYAQRAHELRRLVDFLHFSLDTTDAAKQQRWRRSPEPSHVLAAVELAKSLGEAPDLLFTATQHSYLELPKLAELAARLRCELIVNQVFAAPPGLALTREGLAFLDRFRSHPFVYLNRGFQRLRREGGNQQKAPRCRAVSATVVISPDNAVLLPCFHRACTRLPIAGDVRAALSSPERLRHMRMQGRHPFCQGCDINCYFDPSFLYRLDGFFVDSQFSKLRYGWDKYVRARAPFPRRQLRRGD; translated from the coding sequence GTGCGCTCCTGGCGTCACGCTCCTGTGCTGTGCCTCTACTACGTCACCTATCGCTGCAATGCCGGGTGTCGGTATTGCGACATCTGGCGCCGCCCCGAGCTCCGAGCCGTACCCGATGCGGAGCCCGTCCAAGTGCTCACTAACCTCCGTGGGTTGAAGAAAGCGGGCGTCCGCTTTGTCGACTTTACGGGCGGCGAGCCGCTCCTCTATGAGCCCCTCCCGCGCGTGTTGCGCGAGGCGAAAACCCTGGGGCTGTACACCACCGTCACCACAAACACCATCCTCTACGCCCAGCGGGCGCACGAACTGCGCCGGCTCGTCGACTTTTTGCATTTTTCCCTGGACACCACGGACGCTGCCAAGCAGCAGCGGTGGCGCCGGAGCCCGGAGCCATCCCACGTGCTGGCGGCTGTTGAGCTGGCCAAGTCCTTAGGCGAAGCCCCGGATCTTTTGTTCACGGCAACCCAACACAGCTACCTGGAGCTCCCCAAGTTGGCTGAGCTTGCCGCGCGTCTGCGCTGTGAACTCATCGTCAATCAGGTCTTTGCTGCCCCTCCGGGGCTGGCACTAACCCGCGAGGGACTGGCCTTCCTGGACCGCTTTCGCTCCCATCCGTTCGTGTACCTCAACCGGGGCTTTCAGCGACTGCGAAGAGAAGGGGGCAACCAGCAGAAGGCCCCGCGCTGCCGCGCGGTCAGCGCCACCGTAGTCATATCGCCGGACAATGCGGTGCTCCTCCCCTGCTTTCACCGGGCGTGCACCCGTCTGCCTATTGCTGGAGACGTGCGCGCCGCTCTTTCTTCCCCGGAACGCCTTCGCCATATGCGCATGCAGGGACGGCACCCCTTTTGCCAAGGGTGCGACATCAATTGCTACTTCGACCCCAGCTTTCTCTATCGCCTCGACGGCTTTTTCGTGGATAGCCAGTTCAGCAAGCTGCGCTATGGGTGGGACAAATATGTGCGGGCGCGCGCCCCCTTCCCGCGCCGGCAGCTCCGCAGAGGTGACTAA
- a CDS encoding capsule assembly Wzi family protein, with the protein MSVRQEEALRRLILVLSTSCMLFAPALTVVGQSVNVPMDHWAYRLLERLETKGLVRKMGLRAMPMSRAQVAELVATADKAAQEDPSLLSRSERELLEQLKGELCDEPSIAALHVQPRYRERHLMRWQEGTSLAFVDALLALAVDGHRADTMQSGVRQWRAMGGGIVRGSLGGRLGFYVDARNTMTRGGTVPEESFDPQRGMPLVTSGRNVYSDQAEAYVILQTLGAQVQIGRMQAHWGPGWRGGLLLSRNAPLFDAFRLTLPFKRFSFTAIHAFLTRMGGPRYLAAHRLEIALADWLTLAGSESVLYGGRDVEFSYLNPLMPYHVAEHHLGDRDNNMLSFDMTAFPLAHIKVYGELLLDDMTLTKNPLRYYGNKFAFTIGGHWVSPPGLPEGVIRLEYTRVEPFVYTHYDSLNVYVHYDRIIGHWLGPDGDNVAMAAEYQWSRDIFTQLLVQWRRTGQGGLWKPYPEGGSERKSFLSGVVEHERSVAFQVIDQVRKDVFVSLTYTGGHLKNRAHVLGEAGYERRATISVAVNY; encoded by the coding sequence TTGTCAGTTCGGCAGGAGGAAGCTCTGCGTAGACTCATCCTTGTACTTTCCACCTCATGCATGCTCTTCGCTCCGGCGCTCACCGTGGTCGGGCAGTCGGTCAATGTGCCGATGGACCACTGGGCCTACCGCCTGCTGGAGCGGCTGGAAACAAAGGGCCTTGTGCGCAAGATGGGGTTGCGTGCTATGCCCATGTCCCGGGCGCAGGTGGCTGAGCTCGTCGCTACAGCCGATAAGGCCGCGCAGGAGGACCCTTCCTTGCTGAGTAGGAGCGAACGAGAGCTCTTGGAGCAACTCAAAGGCGAACTCTGCGACGAGCCCTCGATTGCCGCTCTCCACGTGCAACCGCGGTACCGTGAACGTCACCTGATGCGGTGGCAGGAAGGCACAAGCCTCGCCTTTGTGGACGCGCTCCTTGCGCTCGCTGTGGATGGTCACCGCGCCGACACCATGCAAAGCGGGGTTCGGCAGTGGCGCGCCATGGGGGGAGGTATTGTGCGTGGGAGTCTGGGCGGCCGCCTGGGCTTCTACGTGGACGCGCGCAACACCATGACGCGCGGCGGGACCGTACCGGAGGAGAGCTTTGACCCGCAGCGTGGAATGCCTCTCGTCACCTCCGGCCGCAACGTCTACTCCGACCAGGCGGAGGCGTACGTGATCCTCCAGACGCTCGGCGCCCAAGTGCAGATTGGCAGGATGCAGGCACACTGGGGCCCGGGTTGGCGCGGTGGCCTGCTTCTGTCCCGCAATGCTCCCCTTTTCGACGCGTTCCGGCTCACGCTGCCGTTCAAGCGGTTTTCTTTTACCGCCATCCACGCCTTTCTTACCAGGATGGGCGGCCCTCGCTACCTCGCTGCGCATCGCCTGGAGATAGCCCTGGCTGATTGGCTCACCCTGGCTGGCTCAGAGAGTGTACTCTACGGAGGTCGGGACGTAGAATTCAGCTACCTCAACCCGCTCATGCCCTACCACGTGGCAGAACACCACTTGGGAGACCGAGACAACAACATGCTGAGCTTCGACATGACGGCATTTCCTCTCGCACACATAAAGGTGTATGGCGAGCTTCTGCTGGACGATATGACCCTGACCAAGAATCCCCTACGGTACTACGGGAACAAGTTCGCCTTTACCATCGGCGGGCACTGGGTTTCGCCCCCGGGTCTGCCAGAGGGAGTAATACGCCTGGAATACACGCGCGTCGAGCCCTTTGTCTACACCCACTACGACTCGCTCAACGTCTATGTGCACTACGATCGCATCATCGGCCATTGGCTGGGACCGGACGGCGATAACGTAGCCATGGCGGCCGAGTACCAGTGGAGCAGAGACATCTTCACCCAGCTCCTGGTGCAGTGGCGACGAACGGGCCAAGGCGGCCTGTGGAAACCGTACCCGGAAGGCGGCTCAGAGCGGAAGTCGTTCCTCTCTGGAGTGGTGGAACACGAGAGGTCCGTGGCATTCCAGGTGATCGACCAGGTGCGAAAGGATGTCTTTGTCTCATTGACCTACACCGGGGGGCACCTGAAAAACCGTGCCCACGTGTTGGGCGAGGCAGGATATGAGCGCCGAGCCACCATCTCGGTCGCGGTGAACTATTAG
- a CDS encoding glycosyltransferase, whose protein sequence is MAVLTLLLGILGITYSIVGLWLFRALRRSPRGERTDLPRVTVVVAARDEEANLPYCLASLAVLDYPLDRLEIVLVDHDSRDRTPELLASFCARHPHARVVHVSDGVHTLCGKAAAVAAGIEHSHGEIILLTDADCAVPRNWVRSLVRYFSEGVGMVCGFTTVDGRGGHFAQAQALDWLYLLAAAAGAGIRGRPLTWVGNNLAFRRQAYDEVGGYSGVGFSLTEDFALFKAICATRRWDVRFVTAPEALVLTRPRKGWRELFRQRLRWAVGGKSVAPLGKVLLALGGGVRLLLGPALVLAPLRPTALLLPVTVLLTDMVILARMCRSLGLGELLRAFVRFEALIASYMVAGAALLPWVRALRWKGTTYPVGRGAVSPPPPAPVPRSQRTEESVESHSWS, encoded by the coding sequence ATGGCAGTGTTGACGCTTTTACTGGGCATACTCGGGATCACCTACTCGATAGTCGGCCTCTGGCTTTTTCGCGCGCTGCGCCGCTCGCCAAGAGGTGAGAGAACGGATCTGCCCAGAGTGACGGTGGTTGTGGCCGCGCGCGACGAGGAAGCCAACCTGCCTTACTGTCTTGCCTCGCTCGCCGTGCTGGATTACCCTTTGGACCGGCTGGAAATCGTGCTCGTGGACCACGACAGCCGAGACCGCACGCCGGAACTTCTGGCCAGCTTCTGTGCACGCCACCCTCACGCGCGCGTGGTCCATGTCAGCGACGGGGTGCACACACTTTGCGGCAAAGCGGCAGCAGTGGCAGCAGGGATTGAACATAGCCACGGGGAGATAATCCTTTTGACTGACGCAGACTGTGCCGTTCCCCGCAATTGGGTGCGGTCCCTTGTGCGCTACTTCAGCGAAGGCGTGGGGATGGTGTGCGGATTCACCACGGTAGATGGTCGCGGAGGCCACTTCGCGCAGGCTCAGGCGCTGGACTGGCTGTATTTATTGGCTGCAGCTGCAGGGGCGGGCATTCGGGGGAGGCCGCTCACATGGGTGGGAAACAATCTTGCCTTCAGACGTCAGGCCTATGACGAGGTGGGCGGCTACTCAGGCGTGGGTTTTAGCCTGACCGAAGACTTTGCCTTGTTCAAAGCCATCTGCGCCACCCGGCGCTGGGATGTGCGGTTCGTCACCGCGCCGGAGGCCCTGGTCTTGACCAGGCCGCGAAAAGGGTGGCGGGAGCTCTTCCGCCAGAGGCTGCGCTGGGCCGTAGGGGGCAAATCGGTGGCTCCGCTGGGAAAGGTGCTGCTTGCCTTGGGCGGTGGTGTACGACTGCTCCTTGGTCCTGCCCTCGTCCTTGCTCCGCTCCGTCCCACGGCACTTCTGTTGCCGGTTACGGTTTTGCTCACAGACATGGTCATTCTGGCTCGGATGTGCCGGAGTCTGGGGCTAGGCGAATTGTTGCGCGCGTTTGTGCGGTTTGAGGCCCTCATCGCCAGCTACATGGTCGCGGGCGCAGCCCTTCTTCCCTGGGTCCGCGCCCTCCGCTGGAAAGGCACCACGTACCCAGTAGGACGAGGAGCAGTTAGTCCTCCTCCGCCTGCCCCAGTGCCCCGGTCCCAGAGGACAGAGGAGTCCGTCGAGTCCCACTCGTGGAGTTGA